In Streptomyces longhuiensis, the following proteins share a genomic window:
- a CDS encoding FadR/GntR family transcriptional regulator: protein MARDLQEQIKKLIIDRRLPSGASLPTEPELMELLGVSRNSVREALKALQAMGIVEIRHGFGTYVGPMSMAPMIEGLTFRTVAGHYRGEDSLLQLLELREAVETGLIARLAGRVPEADLTELDALVDRMDTEAATDGAVSPGTDRAFHATLYRGLGNPLLGEVMEAFWDAFHRVRTDLVAIPHDPKVTGLQHREIVDAVRSGDPLRAERAIREHFGDIRTRLSTPTGNPTSTPKGTP, encoded by the coding sequence ATGGCGCGCGACCTCCAGGAGCAGATCAAAAAGCTCATCATCGACCGGCGGCTTCCCTCCGGTGCCTCCCTGCCCACCGAGCCCGAGTTGATGGAGCTCCTCGGCGTCAGCCGGAACTCCGTGCGCGAGGCGCTCAAGGCCCTCCAGGCGATGGGCATCGTGGAGATCCGACACGGCTTCGGCACCTACGTCGGGCCGATGTCCATGGCCCCCATGATCGAGGGGCTCACCTTCCGCACCGTCGCCGGGCACTACCGCGGCGAGGACAGCCTGCTCCAGCTCCTCGAACTGCGCGAGGCCGTCGAGACCGGCCTCATCGCGCGCCTCGCCGGCCGCGTCCCCGAGGCCGACCTGACCGAACTGGACGCCCTCGTCGACCGCATGGACACCGAGGCGGCCACCGACGGCGCCGTGAGCCCGGGCACCGACCGCGCCTTCCACGCGACGCTCTACCGCGGCCTCGGGAACCCGCTGCTCGGCGAGGTCATGGAGGCGTTCTGGGACGCCTTCCACCGGGTGCGCACCGACCTCGTCGCCATCCCGCACGACCCGAAGGTCACCGGACTCCAGCACCGCGAGATCGTCGACGCGGTGCGCTCCGGCGACCCGCTGCGTGCGGAGCGCGCCATAAGGGAGCACTTCGGCGACATCCGCACCCGGCTGAGCACCCCGACCGGCAACCCGACGAGCACCCCGAAGGGCACCCCGTGA